One window of Botrimarina mediterranea genomic DNA carries:
- a CDS encoding polymorphic toxin-type HINT domain-containing protein, with translation MRDCVRVLIAAPALAALVFNNAQGAPSAQSRTADDWYAQAVEATLAGDLEGRQQALDAAIEVDPQHAPSRGERGEVRDGDRWVSAWYAQRLAADDADREAYLDRLQAIDNTPAAHARMAKWCDKVGLTPEARPHLVAILNSDPDNAVALEELGLVRRDGQLLDAEVIAKADARKEELVRSAKDWEKRFRRFESKRHLDEEELGRIREELDVGAIEPIENRIAMLSQTSDPELAERLELLVQAFLKRSIALPEIEVTASLSRIAIFGGDSHRAAAIKTLESRPKFDVMPMLLSHLIAPVDSDHRITRDVQGNVIYQHRLKRENAEHDEIHDRNRTASVGVGINSAAPQGFRSYTTSEALYLAAIQARFEGVKQAIEYQTEAEITNAAVAAHNAIAEEFNSRIEEALTQVAGRSMGETPREWWEAWRRFSGYDTYDRGTERTYDVTYTHQRVTATPTYERIPPPPPGQRCECFVAGTPVWTRDGKQAIETLKAGDLVMARDPHRGGIVYRVVTETTVREPSPMVEVVAGGESIHATVGHPFWVIGSGWTMAKELSEGDILSTIDGPVVVSSVNEYENATAYNLVVEGAANYYVGEHGVLVHDNTPRVPAVGLVARR, from the coding sequence ATGCGTGATTGTGTGCGAGTTCTGATCGCGGCGCCGGCTCTGGCTGCCCTCGTTTTCAACAATGCCCAAGGCGCCCCGAGCGCCCAGAGTCGCACCGCCGACGATTGGTACGCCCAAGCGGTCGAGGCGACGCTCGCCGGCGACCTGGAGGGCCGCCAACAGGCCCTCGACGCGGCGATCGAGGTTGACCCCCAGCACGCCCCTTCGCGCGGCGAGCGCGGCGAGGTGAGAGACGGCGACCGCTGGGTCTCGGCCTGGTACGCGCAGCGGCTGGCGGCCGACGACGCCGACCGTGAGGCCTACCTGGACCGCCTTCAAGCGATCGACAACACGCCTGCCGCCCACGCCCGGATGGCGAAGTGGTGCGACAAAGTAGGGCTGACGCCTGAGGCTCGGCCGCACTTGGTTGCAATCCTTAACAGCGATCCAGATAACGCTGTGGCGCTGGAAGAGTTGGGCCTTGTGCGTCGAGACGGACAGTTACTCGACGCCGAAGTGATCGCGAAAGCGGACGCACGCAAGGAAGAACTTGTCAGGTCAGCTAAGGATTGGGAAAAGCGCTTCCGGCGCTTCGAGTCGAAGCGTCACCTAGACGAAGAAGAACTCGGACGGATAAGGGAGGAACTGGACGTCGGCGCCATCGAGCCGATCGAGAATCGGATCGCCATGCTATCGCAAACGAGCGATCCTGAGCTGGCCGAGCGTCTCGAACTCTTGGTTCAGGCTTTTCTGAAACGATCCATCGCGTTGCCCGAGATCGAGGTGACGGCCTCCCTGAGTCGTATTGCAATTTTCGGCGGCGATTCGCATCGCGCTGCGGCGATCAAAACGCTCGAGAGTCGGCCGAAGTTCGATGTGATGCCAATGCTGCTCTCGCATCTCATCGCGCCGGTTGATAGCGACCATCGCATCACCCGAGACGTTCAAGGCAACGTTATCTACCAGCACCGGCTCAAGCGCGAGAACGCGGAGCATGACGAGATTCATGACCGCAACCGCACGGCGTCCGTTGGCGTCGGCATCAACTCGGCGGCGCCGCAAGGATTCCGTTCCTACACGACAAGTGAGGCGTTGTATCTGGCAGCGATCCAAGCCCGATTTGAAGGCGTCAAGCAAGCCATCGAGTACCAGACGGAGGCTGAAATAACGAACGCGGCGGTAGCAGCGCACAACGCGATCGCAGAGGAGTTTAATAGCCGCATAGAGGAGGCTCTGACGCAGGTGGCGGGCCGGTCGATGGGGGAAACACCACGCGAGTGGTGGGAAGCGTGGCGTCGATTCTCCGGGTACGATACCTACGATCGCGGGACAGAACGCACCTACGATGTGACCTACACACACCAGCGGGTGACGGCGACGCCCACCTACGAACGTATTCCACCACCGCCACCCGGCCAACGCTGCGAATGCTTCGTCGCCGGCACGCCGGTGTGGACGCGGGACGGGAAGCAAGCGATCGAGACGCTTAAGGCCGGTGACCTCGTGATGGCGCGGGACCCGCATCGTGGCGGCATCGTCTACCGTGTCGTCACCGAGACGACGGTCCGTGAGCCGAGCCCGATGGTCGAGGTCGTCGCCGGCGGCGAGTCGATCCACGCCACGGTGGGCCACCCGTTCTGGGTGATCGGCAGCGGCTGGACGATGGCGAAGGAACTGAGCGAAGGCGATATCCTCAGCACGATCGACGGCCCGGTCGTGGTCTCGTCGGTCAACGAGTACGAGAACGCGACGGCGTACAACCTCGTCGTCGAAGGCGCGGCGAACTACTACGTCGGCGAGCACGGCGTGCTCGTGCACGACAACACGCCGCGCGTCCCCGCAGTGGGTCTCGTCGCGCGACGCTAA
- the ppk1 gene encoding polyphosphate kinase 1 — translation MSARDQPVRMNGVNYLPEHFLNRELSWLEFNGRVLEEAADESTPLLERAKFLSICSSNLDEFFMVRVAGLREQAFGAMAPQDPPVDGLSAISQLERIAIKTRELVARQYDCWNHSVRPGLAEAGIRILNEGDLSSDQRKTVDGYFRQRVLPVLTPMAIDPSHPTPRFHNRGLYLAVKLRRLKGIGPARLYAVVQLPQMTPRFVPTEPGQKSDFLLLEDVVARRLPEVFGGYEVLSSGAFRVTRDMDYDLLDEEGDDMLRAIESRLRQRQRSEAVRVEASRDLDDELLGMIVTQEELRVAPEGTDPPGYSEVYRIDGPLDLTALFALPDLVGRDDLQDPRFTPRVPPNLAEEKDIFREISRGDVLLHHPFDSFRPVVRFVSQAARDPNVLAIKQTLYRTSGDSPIISSLIEAAEAGKHVTALVELKARFDEQANISWARSLERAGVHVVFGFMDLKTHCKLALVVRQEGDRVRRYAHLGTGNYNPSTARLYTDVGLFTADETLTNEVSALFNFLTGYAQHSNWQKLVVAPQDLHDRTIELISEQADRARRGKKSWVFAKLNSLVDRRVIEALYDASNAGVPIDLVIRGVCCLKPGLPGVSENIRVRSVVDRFLEHSRIMVFGKGTRQQVFLSSADWMPRNFERRVEVMFPVEAAPLKQRIVQEIAPIYLHDNTRARLLEPTGNYTRARPTSGETLHRSQSDLCKIAEGQTLAPYYYEEPELDDDDLYDSPAPIVEAAPVAAKTVEASNGDDQAKASGKDSDKSTDKAKSRAKKSHT, via the coding sequence GTGTCCGCCCGCGACCAGCCCGTCCGAATGAACGGCGTCAACTACCTCCCCGAGCACTTCCTGAACCGCGAGCTCAGCTGGCTGGAGTTCAACGGGCGCGTGCTTGAAGAGGCCGCCGACGAGTCGACCCCGCTGCTGGAACGCGCCAAGTTCCTCTCGATCTGCTCGTCGAACCTCGACGAGTTCTTCATGGTCCGCGTCGCCGGTTTGCGCGAGCAGGCCTTCGGCGCGATGGCGCCACAGGACCCGCCCGTGGACGGGCTCTCGGCGATCTCCCAACTCGAGCGCATCGCCATCAAGACGCGCGAGCTGGTGGCCCGCCAGTACGACTGCTGGAACCACTCGGTGCGCCCCGGGCTCGCCGAAGCCGGCATCCGCATCCTCAACGAAGGCGACCTCTCCAGCGACCAACGCAAGACCGTCGACGGCTACTTCCGCCAGCGGGTGCTGCCGGTGCTGACGCCGATGGCGATCGACCCCAGCCACCCGACGCCGCGCTTCCACAACCGCGGCCTGTACCTCGCCGTCAAGCTGCGGCGTCTCAAAGGCATCGGACCCGCGCGGCTTTACGCCGTGGTCCAACTGCCGCAGATGACGCCGCGGTTCGTGCCGACCGAGCCCGGTCAGAAGAGCGACTTTCTGTTGCTCGAAGACGTCGTCGCGCGGCGCCTGCCCGAAGTCTTCGGCGGCTACGAGGTCCTCTCGAGCGGCGCGTTCCGCGTCACCCGCGACATGGACTACGACCTCCTCGATGAGGAAGGCGACGACATGCTCCGCGCGATCGAGTCGCGTCTGCGTCAACGCCAGCGTTCCGAGGCGGTGCGCGTCGAGGCCTCGCGCGACCTCGACGACGAGCTCCTGGGCATGATCGTCACGCAAGAAGAGCTGCGCGTGGCGCCCGAGGGGACCGACCCGCCCGGCTACAGCGAGGTCTACCGCATCGACGGGCCGCTCGACCTGACGGCCCTCTTCGCGTTGCCGGACCTCGTCGGCCGCGACGACTTACAAGACCCGCGGTTCACGCCGCGCGTGCCGCCGAATCTCGCCGAAGAAAAAGACATCTTCCGCGAGATCAGCCGCGGCGACGTGCTGCTGCACCACCCGTTCGACTCGTTCCGCCCCGTCGTGCGGTTCGTCTCGCAAGCCGCGCGCGACCCGAACGTCTTGGCGATCAAGCAAACGCTCTACCGCACCAGCGGCGACAGCCCGATCATCAGCTCGCTGATCGAGGCCGCCGAGGCCGGCAAGCACGTCACAGCGCTCGTCGAGCTCAAGGCTCGCTTCGACGAGCAAGCGAACATCTCCTGGGCGCGCAGCCTCGAACGCGCCGGCGTCCACGTCGTCTTCGGGTTCATGGACCTCAAGACGCACTGCAAGCTTGCCCTGGTGGTTCGCCAAGAGGGGGACCGCGTCCGCCGCTACGCCCACCTCGGCACCGGCAACTACAACCCCAGCACCGCCCGGCTCTACACCGACGTCGGCCTCTTCACCGCCGACGAGACCCTCACGAATGAAGTCTCGGCGCTGTTCAACTTCCTCACCGGCTACGCCCAGCACAGCAACTGGCAGAAGCTCGTCGTCGCCCCGCAAGACCTCCACGACCGCACCATTGAGCTGATCAGCGAACAGGCGGACCGCGCGCGGCGCGGCAAGAAGTCGTGGGTCTTCGCCAAGCTTAATTCGCTGGTCGATCGCCGCGTTATCGAAGCGCTTTACGACGCCTCGAATGCCGGCGTGCCGATCGACTTGGTGATCCGCGGCGTCTGCTGCCTCAAGCCGGGGCTGCCGGGCGTCTCGGAGAACATCCGCGTCCGCAGCGTCGTCGATCGCTTCCTCGAGCACAGCCGCATCATGGTGTTCGGCAAGGGGACGCGGCAGCAGGTGTTCCTCTCCAGCGCCGACTGGATGCCCCGAAACTTCGAGCGCCGCGTCGAAGTGATGTTCCCCGTCGAAGCGGCGCCGCTCAAGCAACGCATCGTCCAAGAGATCGCGCCGATCTACCTCCACGACAACACTCGCGCTAGGCTGCTCGAACCGACGGGCAACTACACCCGCGCGAGGCCCACGTCCGGCGAGACGCTGCACCGGAGCCAGTCCGACCTGTGCAAGATCGCCGAGGGCCAGACCCTGGCGCCGTACTACTACGAAGAGCCCGAGCTCGACGACGACGACCTCTACGACTCGCCGGCGCCGATTGTGGAAGCGGCCCCTGTCGCCGCCAAAACGGTTGAAGCCAGCAACGGCGACGACCAGGCAAAGGCCAGCGGTAAGGACAGCGACAAATCGACCGACAAGGCGAAGTCTCGCGCCAAGAAGAGCCACACCTAG